In Panthera tigris isolate Pti1 chromosome C1, P.tigris_Pti1_mat1.1, whole genome shotgun sequence, the following proteins share a genomic window:
- the EIF4E2 gene encoding eukaryotic translation initiation factor 4E type 2 isoform X3, with protein sequence MNNKFDALKDDDSGDHDQNEENSTQKDGEKEKTERDKSQGSSKRKAVVPGPAEHPLQYNYTFWYSRRTPGRPTSSQSYEQNIKQIGTFASVEQFWRFYSHMVRPGDLTGHSDFHLFKEGIKPMWEDDANKNGGKWIIRLRKGLASRCWENLILAMLGEQFMVGEEICGAVVSVRFQEDIISIWNKTASDQATTARIRDTLRRVLNLPPNTIMEYKTHTDSIKAWEEFHGLVNSSGR encoded by the exons ATGAACAACAAGTTCGACGC ATTGAAAGACGATGACAGTGGGGACCATGATCAGAATGAAGAAAACAGCACACAGAAAGATGgtgagaaggaaaaaacagaacGAGACAAGAGTCAGGGCAGCAGTAAGAGGAAG GCTGTTGTCCCTGGACCAGCAGAGCATCCCCTGCAGTACAACTATACTTTCTGGTACTCCAGAAGAACCCCCGGCCGTCCCACTAGCTCACAGAGCTATGAACAGAATATCAAACAGATTGGCACCTTTGCCTCT GTGGAGCAGTTCTGGAGGTTTTACAGCCACATGGTCCGTCCCGGGGACCTGACAGGCCACAGCGACTTCCATCTCTTCAAAGAAGGAATTAAACCCATGTGGGAG gatGATGCAAATAAAAATGGTGGCAAGTGGATTATTCGGCTGCGGAAGGGCTTGGCATCCCGTTGCTGGGAGAATCTCATCCTGGCCATGTTGGGGGAACAGTTCATGGTCGGGGAGGAGATCTGTGGGGCTGTGGTCTCTGTCCGGTTTCAG GAGGACATTATTTCAATATGGAATAAGACTGCCAGTGACCAAGCAACCACAGCCCGAATCCGGGATACGCTTCGGCGAGTGCTTAACCTACCTCCCAACACCATTATGGAGTACAAAACCCACACCGACAGCATCAA
- the CHRNG gene encoding acetylcholine receptor subunit gamma: MYRGQGLPLLLPLLAVCLGAQGRNQEERLLADLMHNYDPHLRPAERDSDVVNVSLKLTLTNLISLNEREEALTTNVWIEMQWCDYRLRWDPQDYEGLWVLRVPSTMVWRPDVVLENNVDGVFEVALYCNVLVSPDGCVYWLPPAIFRSSCPVSVTYFPFDWQNCSLVFQSQTYSTNEINLQLSQEDGQTIEWIFIDPEAFTENGEWAIRHRPAKMLLDVEAPAEEAGHQKVVFYLLIQRKPLFYIINIIAPCVLISSVAILIYFLPAKAGGQKCTVAINVLLAQTVFLFLVAKKVPETSQAVPLISKYLTFLLVVTILIVVNAVVVLNVSLRSPHTHSMARRVRKVFLRLLPQLLRMHVRPLVPVAVQDTGRRLQNGSSPGWSITAGEEVALCLPRSELLFRQRQRNGLVRAALEKLEKGPEPGQSRELCGSLKQAAPAIQACVEACNLIALARHQQSHFDSGSEEWFLVGRVLDRVCFLAMLSLFVCGTAGIFLMAHYNQVPPLPFPGDPRSYLPSPD; this comes from the exons ATGTACAGGGGCCAGGGGCTGCCGCTCCTCCTGCCGCTGCTGGCTGTCTGCCTGG GAGCCCAGGGCCGGAACCAGGAGGAGCGTCTGCTCGCGGACCTGATGCACAACTACGACCCCCACCTGCGGCCCGCGGAGCGCGATTCGGACGTGGTCAACGTCAGCCTGAAACTCACCCTCACCAACCTCATCTCCCTG AATGAGCGAGAGGAGGCCCTCACCACCAATGTGTGGATAGAGATG CAGTGGTGTGACTATCGCCTGCGCTGGGATCCGCAAGACTATGAAGGACTGTGGGTGCTGAGGGTGCCGTCCACCATGGTGTGGCGGCCGGATGTCGTGCTGGAGAACAA CGTGGACGGCGTGTTCGAGGTGGCCCTCTACTGCAACGTGCTGGTGTCTCCTGACGGATGTGTCTACTGGCTGCCGCCCGCCATCTTCCGCTCCTCCTGCCCCGTCTCCGTCACCTACTTCCCCTTCGACTGGCAGAACTGCTCCCTCGTCTTCCA GTCCCAGACCTACAGCACCAATGAGATCAATTTGCAGCTCAGCCAGGAAGATGGTCAGACCATAGAGTGGATTTTCATCGACCCTGAGGCCTTCACGG AGAACGGGGAGTGGGCCATCCGGCACCGGCCGGCCAAGATGCTGCTGGATGTGGAGGCACCCGCCGAGGAGGCGGGCCACCAGAAGGTGGTCTTCTACCTGCTCATCCAGCGCAAGCCCCTCTTCTACATCATCAACATCATCGCGCCCTGTGTGCTCATCTCCTCGGTCGCCATTCTCATCTACTTCCTTCCTGCCAAGG CGGGGGGCCAGAAGTGTACCGTCGCCATCAACGTGCTCCTGGCCCAGACCGTCTTCCTCTTCCTTGTGGCCAAGAAGGTGCCCGAGACCTCCCAGGCAGTGCCACTTATCAGCAA GTACCTGACCTTCCTCCTGGTGGTGACCATCCTCATTGTTGTGAATGCTGTGGTCGTGCTCAACGTGTCTTTGCGGTCCCCCCATACACACTCCATGGCCCGCAGGGTCCGAAAG GTGTTCCTGCGGCTCTTGCCCCAGCTGTTGCGGATGCACGTTCGCCCACTGGTCCCAGTGGCTGTGCAAGACACGGGGCGCCGGCTGCAGAACGGCTCCTCTCCGGGATGGTCAATCACAGCTGGGGAAGAGGTTGCTCTCTGCCTGCCTCGCAGTGAACTTCTCTTCCGGCAGCGGCAGCGCAACGGGCTGGTGAGGGCGGCGCTGGAGAAGCTAG AGAAAGGCCCGGAGCCAGGGCAGAGCCGAGAGTTGTGTGGCAGCCTGAAGCAGGCCGCCCCGGCCATCCAGGCCTGTGTGGAAGCCTGCAACCTCATTGCCCTTGCCCGCCACCAGCAAAGTCACTTTGACAGT GGGAGCGAGGAGTGGTTCTTGGTGGGCCGCGTGCTGGACCGTGTCTGCTTCCTGGCCATGCTCTCCCTTTTTGTCTGTGGCACTGCTGGCATCTTCCTCATGGCCCACTacaaccaggtgccccctcttcCGTTCCCTGGAGACCCCCGCTCCTACCTGCCCTcgcctgactga
- the EIF4E2 gene encoding eukaryotic translation initiation factor 4E type 2 isoform X4 has product MNNKFDALKDDDSGDHDQNEENSTQKDGEKEKTERDKSQGSSKRKAVVPGPAEHPLQYNYTFWYSRRTPGRPTSSQSYEQNIKQIGTFASVEQFWRFYSHMVRPGDLTGHSDFHLFKEGIKPMWEDDANKNGGKWIIRLRKGLASRCWENLILAMLGEQFMVGEEICGAVVSVRFQEDIISIWNKTASDQATTARIRDTLRRVLNLPPNTIMEYKTHTDSIKDNSSFRNTKITL; this is encoded by the exons ATGAACAACAAGTTCGACGC ATTGAAAGACGATGACAGTGGGGACCATGATCAGAATGAAGAAAACAGCACACAGAAAGATGgtgagaaggaaaaaacagaacGAGACAAGAGTCAGGGCAGCAGTAAGAGGAAG GCTGTTGTCCCTGGACCAGCAGAGCATCCCCTGCAGTACAACTATACTTTCTGGTACTCCAGAAGAACCCCCGGCCGTCCCACTAGCTCACAGAGCTATGAACAGAATATCAAACAGATTGGCACCTTTGCCTCT GTGGAGCAGTTCTGGAGGTTTTACAGCCACATGGTCCGTCCCGGGGACCTGACAGGCCACAGCGACTTCCATCTCTTCAAAGAAGGAATTAAACCCATGTGGGAG gatGATGCAAATAAAAATGGTGGCAAGTGGATTATTCGGCTGCGGAAGGGCTTGGCATCCCGTTGCTGGGAGAATCTCATCCTGGCCATGTTGGGGGAACAGTTCATGGTCGGGGAGGAGATCTGTGGGGCTGTGGTCTCTGTCCGGTTTCAG GAGGACATTATTTCAATATGGAATAAGACTGCCAGTGACCAAGCAACCACAGCCCGAATCCGGGATACGCTTCGGCGAGTGCTTAACCTACCTCCCAACACCATTATGGAGTACAAAACCCACACCGACAGCATCAA
- the EIF4E2 gene encoding eukaryotic translation initiation factor 4E type 2 isoform X2: MNNKFDALKDDDSGDHDQNEENSTQKDGEKEKTERDKSQGSSKRKAVVPGPAEHPLQYNYTFWYSRRTPGRPTSSQSYEQNIKQIGTFASVEQFWRFYSHMVRPGDLTGHSDFHLFKEGIKPMWEDDANKNGGKWIIRLRKGLASRCWENLILAMLGEQFMVGEEICGAVVSVRFQEDIISIWNKTASDQATTARIRDTLRRVLNLPPNTIMEYKTHTDSIKMPGRLGPQRLLFQNLWKPRLNVP, encoded by the exons ATGAACAACAAGTTCGACGC ATTGAAAGACGATGACAGTGGGGACCATGATCAGAATGAAGAAAACAGCACACAGAAAGATGgtgagaaggaaaaaacagaacGAGACAAGAGTCAGGGCAGCAGTAAGAGGAAG GCTGTTGTCCCTGGACCAGCAGAGCATCCCCTGCAGTACAACTATACTTTCTGGTACTCCAGAAGAACCCCCGGCCGTCCCACTAGCTCACAGAGCTATGAACAGAATATCAAACAGATTGGCACCTTTGCCTCT GTGGAGCAGTTCTGGAGGTTTTACAGCCACATGGTCCGTCCCGGGGACCTGACAGGCCACAGCGACTTCCATCTCTTCAAAGAAGGAATTAAACCCATGTGGGAG gatGATGCAAATAAAAATGGTGGCAAGTGGATTATTCGGCTGCGGAAGGGCTTGGCATCCCGTTGCTGGGAGAATCTCATCCTGGCCATGTTGGGGGAACAGTTCATGGTCGGGGAGGAGATCTGTGGGGCTGTGGTCTCTGTCCGGTTTCAG GAGGACATTATTTCAATATGGAATAAGACTGCCAGTGACCAAGCAACCACAGCCCGAATCCGGGATACGCTTCGGCGAGTGCTTAACCTACCTCCCAACACCATTATGGAGTACAAAACCCACACCGACAGCATCAA AATGCCAGGCAGGCTGGGCCCCCAAAGGCTCCTTTTTCAAAACCTCTGGAAGCCGCGGTTGAATGTGCCatga
- the EIF4E2 gene encoding eukaryotic translation initiation factor 4E type 2 isoform X1 yields MNNKFDALKDDDSGDHDQNEENSTQKDGEKEKTERDKSQGSSKRKAVVPGPAEHPLQYNYTFWYSRRTPGRPTSSQSYEQNIKQIGTFASVEQFWRFYSHMVRPGDLTGHSDFHLFKEGIKPMWEDDANKNGGKWIIRLRKGLASRCWENLILAMLGEQFMVGEEICGAVVSVRFQEDIISIWNKTASDQATTARIRDTLRRVLNLPPNTIMEYKTHTDSIKRSLIMQPDLQPPGDHQDKTWHRAT; encoded by the exons ATGAACAACAAGTTCGACGC ATTGAAAGACGATGACAGTGGGGACCATGATCAGAATGAAGAAAACAGCACACAGAAAGATGgtgagaaggaaaaaacagaacGAGACAAGAGTCAGGGCAGCAGTAAGAGGAAG GCTGTTGTCCCTGGACCAGCAGAGCATCCCCTGCAGTACAACTATACTTTCTGGTACTCCAGAAGAACCCCCGGCCGTCCCACTAGCTCACAGAGCTATGAACAGAATATCAAACAGATTGGCACCTTTGCCTCT GTGGAGCAGTTCTGGAGGTTTTACAGCCACATGGTCCGTCCCGGGGACCTGACAGGCCACAGCGACTTCCATCTCTTCAAAGAAGGAATTAAACCCATGTGGGAG gatGATGCAAATAAAAATGGTGGCAAGTGGATTATTCGGCTGCGGAAGGGCTTGGCATCCCGTTGCTGGGAGAATCTCATCCTGGCCATGTTGGGGGAACAGTTCATGGTCGGGGAGGAGATCTGTGGGGCTGTGGTCTCTGTCCGGTTTCAG GAGGACATTATTTCAATATGGAATAAGACTGCCAGTGACCAAGCAACCACAGCCCGAATCCGGGATACGCTTCGGCGAGTGCTTAACCTACCTCCCAACACCATTATGGAGTACAAAACCCACACCGACAGCATCAA GAGAAGTCTCATAATGCAGCCAGACTTGCAACCACCAGGGGACCACCAGGATAAAACT